The Myroides fluvii region ACCTAACATGTCTAAAGAAGTATTTTCTAAGGTATACCCTTGTTCTTCAGAAATTACGACTCCACCTGTTAAGATGGCGATATCTTCTAACATTGCTTTTCTTCTATCACCAAATCCTGGCGCTTTTACAGCAGCAATTTTTAAGGCTCCTCTTAATTTATTTACGACTAAAGTAGATAAAGCTTCTCCATCAACATCTTCTGCAATGATTAACAACGGTTTTCCCGATTGAGCCACTGGTTCTAATACAGGTAGTAATTCTTTTAAAGAAGATACTTTTTTGTCGTATAACAAAATGTAAGGAGAATCTAGTTCCACTTCCATTTTTTCTGAGTTCGTTACGAAGTAAGGAGATAAATATCCTCTGTCAAATTGCATTCCTTCTACTACATCAACGAAAGTTTCTGTACCTTTTGCTTCTTCAACTGTGATTACTCCTTCTTTGCCTACTTTTTCGAATGCTTGTGCGATTAATTCTCCGATGAATTCGTCGTTGTTTGCCGAAATAGAAGCGATTTGTTGGATTTTATCCATTGATCCACCTACTTCTTGTGCTTGGTCTTTTAAGTGGTTGACAATTGCTTCAACCGCTTTGTCCATACCGCGTTTTAAGTCCATTGGATTTGCTCCAGCAGCTACGTTTTTCAACCCTTCTTTTACGATCGCTTGCGCTAATACTGTAGCTGTTGTTGTTCCGTCTCCTGCTAAGTCATTGGTTTTAGAAGCTACTTCTTTCACCATTTGAGCTCCCATGTTCTCTAATGCATCTTCTAACTCTACTTCTTTTGCAACAGAAACACCATCCTTTGTTACCGTTGGTGCACCAAAGGCTTTTCCGATGATTACGTTTCTTCCTTTTGGTCCTAATGTTACTTTAACAGCATTTGCTAAAGCGTCAACACCGCGTTTTAAACCTTCGCGTGCTTCAATGTCGAATTTAATATCTTT contains the following coding sequences:
- the groL gene encoding chaperonin GroEL (60 kDa chaperone family; promotes refolding of misfolded polypeptides especially under stressful conditions; forms two stacked rings of heptamers to form a barrel-shaped 14mer; ends can be capped by GroES; misfolded proteins enter the barrel where they are refolded when GroES binds) produces the protein MAKDIKFDIEAREGLKRGVDALANAVKVTLGPKGRNVIIGKAFGAPTVTKDGVSVAKEVELEDALENMGAQMVKEVASKTNDLAGDGTTTATVLAQAIVKEGLKNVAAGANPMDLKRGMDKAVEAIVNHLKDQAQEVGGSMDKIQQIASISANNDEFIGELIAQAFEKVGKEGVITVEEAKGTETFVDVVEGMQFDRGYLSPYFVTNSEKMEVELDSPYILLYDKKVSSLKELLPVLEPVAQSGKPLLIIAEDVDGEALSTLVVNKLRGALKIAAVKAPGFGDRRKAMLEDIAILTGGVVISEEQGYTLENTSLDMLGTCKRVSIDKDNTTIVSGSGESEMIQNRVNQIKAQMETTTSDYDKEKLQERLAKLAGGVAVLYVGAATEVEMKEKKDRVDDALHATRAAIEEGIVAGGGVALLRAKANLDSIKALNADEETGIQIIAKAIESPLRTIVENAGLEGSVVVAKVLEGSNNFGYNAKTNEYIDMLQAGVIDPKKVTRVALENAASVAGMILITECALVDIKDENGGGMPMGGGMPGMM